A genomic segment from Tuwongella immobilis encodes:
- a CDS encoding MBL fold metallo-hydrolase, producing MAGPRTITFLGTGTSVGVPMIGCDCAVCRSTNPKNSRYRSSVLFRLAEGNLLIDTGPELRLQLLRERVELVHAIAYTHYHADHLFGLDDVRLFPRLLGGPLPIYCTEEVECVIRTAFPYAFAAETEDAPAGFVPKLIFRRLNGGSFDALGERITPIPLVHSRFTSFGYRIGDLAYCTDCNRIPTQSWDLLEGLDTLIIDCLRFKPHPAHLGLDEALDIIRTVRPKRAFLTHMSHEFDYDSLPRMLPSPVQMAYDGLTLEF from the coding sequence ATGGCAGGTCCGCGAACGATCACATTTCTGGGCACAGGCACATCGGTCGGCGTACCGATGATTGGCTGCGATTGCGCGGTCTGCCGTTCCACAAATCCAAAAAACTCCCGCTATCGTTCGAGTGTTCTATTCCGCCTTGCGGAAGGGAATCTCCTCATCGATACCGGCCCCGAATTGCGGCTGCAATTGCTCCGCGAGCGCGTCGAGCTGGTCCACGCCATCGCCTACACCCACTATCACGCCGATCATTTGTTCGGTCTGGATGATGTGCGATTGTTCCCGCGGCTGCTAGGTGGGCCGCTGCCGATCTATTGCACCGAAGAGGTGGAGTGCGTGATTCGCACGGCGTTCCCCTACGCCTTTGCCGCCGAGACCGAAGACGCCCCCGCCGGGTTTGTGCCGAAACTCATCTTCCGGCGGCTCAACGGTGGTTCATTCGATGCGCTGGGCGAACGGATTACGCCGATTCCCCTGGTGCATTCACGGTTTACGTCGTTTGGCTACCGCATCGGCGACCTCGCCTACTGCACCGACTGCAATCGCATTCCCACACAAAGTTGGGACTTGTTGGAAGGGCTCGATACGCTGATTATCGATTGTCTGCGCTTCAAGCCGCACCCCGCTCACCTGGGTTTGGATGAAGCCTTGGACATTATTCGAACTGTGCGACCGAAGCGGGCCTTTCTCACGCATATGTCCCACGAATTTGACTACGACTCACTACCACGCATGCTACCTTCGCCCGTCCAAATGGCATACGATGGTTTGACGTTGGAGTTCTAA
- the ruvX gene encoding Holliday junction resolvase RuvX: MSEPTAKPLPPKGRILSVDPGDVRIGLAVCDPDRIIASPLETYTRRSEPLDAAYFRKLIADEQIVGFLVGLAVHLNGTEGARAAASRRMGQWLLALADLPLVYWDERYTTREAESALWQAGLSHKRRKERRDRVAAQILLQTFLDAGCPPPSIPLALSPDPESESE; the protein is encoded by the coding sequence GTGAGTGAACCGACCGCCAAGCCACTGCCCCCCAAAGGTCGCATTTTGAGTGTTGACCCCGGCGATGTCCGCATCGGCTTGGCTGTCTGTGATCCTGATCGCATCATCGCTTCGCCATTGGAGACTTACACGCGGCGAAGCGAACCTCTCGATGCCGCATATTTTCGCAAATTGATTGCCGATGAGCAAATCGTCGGCTTTCTCGTCGGTTTGGCGGTGCATTTGAATGGCACCGAGGGCGCACGCGCAGCCGCCTCGCGACGGATGGGGCAATGGTTGCTGGCACTCGCCGATTTGCCGCTGGTGTATTGGGACGAACGCTATACCACCCGCGAAGCCGAATCCGCACTCTGGCAGGCCGGGCTGTCGCACAAACGTCGCAAAGAACGTCGGGATCGTGTCGCGGCTCAGATTCTCTTGCAAACCTTTTTGGATGCGGGCTGTCCACCACCATCCATCCCGTTGGCGCTGTCACCCGACCCGGAATCCGAATCGGAATAA
- a CDS encoding mannose-1-phosphate guanylyltransferase — protein sequence MLHAMIMAGGGGTRFWPRSRSARPKQFLRFVGDRTLLQGTRDRIESQVPAAQTWVLTAAVHAGEASAQLPELPTGNIVGEPFGRDTAACIGLGAALIARTDPDATMMVMPADHVIEPVQEFRRAAHAAEQIANDFPNALITFGIVPTYPSTGFGYIHRGPVVASRQNLQAMKVQAFREKPNSELAEQFLASGEYYWNSGIFVWKAATILHELAQQRPALHAAILRIADAWGTPEQEAVFRKEYEGLEKISIDYAVMEKAAEVLVLQAPFQWDDVGSWQALERRNPQDANGNTVLATHFGIDTNDSIIVCDEPGHLVTTIGVSNLLIVKDGDATLIADRRDEAAVKQLVEALKKSGREIYL from the coding sequence ATGTTGCACGCAATGATTATGGCGGGTGGTGGTGGCACGCGATTTTGGCCGCGCAGTCGATCGGCTCGCCCGAAGCAATTTCTCCGATTCGTCGGGGATCGCACGCTGCTTCAGGGCACCCGCGACCGCATTGAATCGCAAGTGCCCGCTGCGCAAACGTGGGTGCTGACCGCCGCGGTTCACGCCGGGGAAGCATCGGCCCAATTGCCGGAACTCCCGACGGGGAATATCGTTGGGGAGCCGTTTGGACGCGACACCGCAGCCTGCATCGGCCTGGGAGCGGCGCTGATCGCTCGCACCGATCCCGATGCCACCATGATGGTCATGCCCGCGGATCACGTGATTGAACCGGTGCAAGAATTTCGCCGGGCTGCCCATGCCGCCGAGCAAATCGCCAACGATTTTCCCAATGCTCTGATTACCTTTGGCATTGTGCCGACATACCCCTCGACGGGATTTGGCTACATCCATCGTGGGCCGGTGGTCGCCAGCCGACAAAATTTGCAAGCGATGAAGGTGCAAGCCTTTCGGGAAAAACCGAACAGCGAATTGGCCGAGCAGTTTCTCGCATCCGGGGAATACTATTGGAATAGCGGCATCTTCGTGTGGAAGGCCGCAACCATCCTCCACGAATTGGCCCAACAACGTCCCGCGCTCCACGCCGCGATTCTCCGCATCGCCGATGCCTGGGGAACCCCCGAACAAGAGGCCGTCTTCCGCAAGGAATACGAAGGGTTGGAAAAAATCTCCATCGACTACGCTGTCATGGAAAAAGCCGCCGAAGTGCTGGTGCTGCAAGCCCCGTTCCAGTGGGATGATGTCGGAAGCTGGCAGGCATTGGAACGCCGCAATCCGCAAGACGCCAACGGCAACACCGTTTTGGCGACGCACTTTGGAATCGATACCAACGATAGTATCATCGTTTGCGATGAACCCGGTCACCTCGTCACCACGATCGGTGTCAGTAATTTGTTGATTGTCAAAGATGGCGATGCGACGCTGATCGCCGACCGCCGCGATGAGGCCGCCGTGAAGCAACTCGTCGAAGCGCTGAAGAAATCGGGCCGGGAGATTTATCTGTGA
- a CDS encoding UTP--glucose-1-phosphate uridylyltransferase, giving the protein MSQAPSNFLATLEQLGQSELAAHWQSLPAAAQTELQQQLATIDLAELQTLYARRDEPYSPPARDRIAPLPTEPEPIDPVVIARGEAALKAGEVAVLVVAGGQGTRLGFDKPKGMFPVSPIRQATLFQLHAEKVVALSNRYKKTIPFLVMTSSATHADTEAYFAEQNYFGLPPTSVRFFQQGTLPTLDLATGKLLLERPGVVFSSPNGHGGTLKALADSGLLDELMHQGIRHLYYFQVDNPLVRIADPAFLGLHLQTQAEVSVKVIEKQQPREKMGVFALIDQRCSIIEYSDLPDDLAELRDADGRLSYRAGNPAIHLFDLAFLKRITADAGSLPVHLARKKVPYWDPATGQTVNPTQENALKFEMFIFDALPLANRWLAVETDRALEFAPLKNATGADSPQTVQQAISDLYAHWLAQSGVSIPRDESGHVRVPIEIAAGYALDAAELQSKLPSGFALTEAPCRLE; this is encoded by the coding sequence ATGTCGCAAGCCCCCTCGAATTTCCTCGCCACCCTGGAACAGTTGGGCCAATCGGAACTGGCCGCCCACTGGCAATCATTGCCAGCCGCCGCGCAAACCGAATTGCAACAACAACTTGCGACAATCGATCTGGCGGAATTGCAAACCTTGTATGCCCGCCGCGATGAACCCTATTCACCCCCCGCCCGCGACCGCATTGCACCGTTACCCACCGAACCCGAACCGATTGACCCGGTGGTGATCGCTCGTGGTGAGGCCGCGCTCAAAGCCGGTGAAGTCGCGGTGCTGGTGGTCGCTGGCGGGCAGGGGACTCGACTGGGATTCGACAAGCCCAAAGGCATGTTCCCGGTTTCGCCGATTCGACAAGCGACGTTGTTCCAACTCCATGCGGAGAAAGTGGTTGCGCTGTCGAATCGCTACAAAAAGACGATCCCATTTCTGGTGATGACCAGCTCCGCCACGCACGCCGATACCGAAGCGTATTTCGCGGAGCAGAATTACTTCGGTCTCCCGCCAACGAGCGTGCGATTCTTCCAGCAAGGAACACTGCCCACGCTCGATTTGGCAACTGGAAAACTATTGCTCGAACGTCCTGGAGTGGTGTTCAGCAGTCCGAATGGTCACGGTGGCACGCTGAAAGCCCTGGCCGATTCCGGACTTCTGGACGAACTGATGCATCAGGGCATTCGGCATTTGTACTATTTTCAAGTGGATAACCCCCTGGTGCGGATCGCCGATCCCGCGTTTCTGGGGCTGCATCTGCAAACGCAGGCCGAAGTGTCGGTCAAAGTCATCGAGAAGCAACAGCCCCGTGAGAAGATGGGGGTTTTTGCCTTGATCGATCAGCGATGCTCGATTATCGAGTATTCGGATTTGCCGGATGATCTGGCGGAACTCCGGGATGCGGATGGTCGGCTGAGCTATCGGGCCGGCAATCCGGCGATTCACCTGTTCGATTTGGCGTTCCTGAAGCGGATCACCGCAGATGCCGGGAGTTTGCCGGTTCATTTGGCCCGCAAAAAGGTTCCATACTGGGATCCGGCAACGGGGCAAACGGTGAATCCGACGCAAGAAAATGCGTTGAAATTTGAAATGTTCATCTTCGATGCGCTTCCGTTGGCCAATCGGTGGCTGGCGGTCGAAACGGATCGTGCGCTGGAGTTTGCCCCGCTGAAGAATGCGACGGGGGCGGATTCGCCACAGACGGTCCAACAAGCGATTTCGGATTTGTACGCCCATTGGCTGGCCCAATCGGGGGTGTCGATTCCGCGAGATGAATCGGGGCACGTTCGGGTGCCGATTGAAATTGCCGCGGGTTACGCATTGGATGCGGCCGAGCTGCAAAGCAAACTCCCATCGGGATTTGCGCTCACGGAAGCGCCATGCCGGTTGGAGTAA
- a CDS encoding tellurite resistance TerB family protein: MGLFDSLLGGGSSSTITPQEAYLGILLAANASDGHVSPEEVQGFVTSVIRMKLYSEWNGDKINKAIDKMLGVIKRKGVDETVDSCAKILPEKLHKTVFANAVDLVLADGTVEDEEKEFINRLRQVLGLSGDDAQMIATVMVWKNQG, translated from the coding sequence ATGGGATTGTTTGACAGTCTGCTCGGCGGCGGTAGCTCTTCCACCATCACCCCCCAAGAAGCCTACTTGGGGATTCTGCTCGCCGCCAATGCGAGCGATGGCCACGTTAGCCCCGAAGAAGTGCAAGGATTCGTCACCAGCGTCATTCGCATGAAACTGTACAGCGAATGGAACGGCGACAAGATCAACAAGGCCATCGACAAGATGCTGGGCGTCATCAAGCGCAAAGGCGTGGACGAAACCGTTGATTCCTGCGCCAAGATCCTGCCGGAAAAGCTCCACAAAACCGTGTTCGCCAACGCCGTCGATCTCGTGCTGGCCGATGGCACCGTGGAAGATGAAGAGAAGGAATTCATCAACCGCCTGCGCCAAGTTCTCGGCCTCAGCGGTGACGATGCTCAAATGATCGCCACCGTCATGGTCTGGAAGAACCAAGGCTAA